A genomic stretch from Candidatus Nitrotoga arctica includes:
- a CDS encoding Swt1 family HEPN domain-containing protein, which produces MSRSTAVKAFAMTNMLLEAELDQVEEKFQIDLGRNRNKGNKIEDKYYPQFASSLRAEARKMSQHYEVFYCLEKSIRQLIVDIFEATGNPDWWGNLVPDVVRQNVIKSIKREKEAAVTPRSSEPIDYTTFGELSEIIKSNWSLFGGVVFNELKAVEKVMANLNSLRNPIAHCSPLAEDEVLRLELALRDWFRIMT; this is translated from the coding sequence GTGAGCCGCTCTACTGCTGTTAAAGCATTTGCAATGACAAACATGCTTCTAGAAGCAGAGCTCGATCAAGTAGAAGAAAAATTTCAAATTGACCTTGGTCGAAACAGAAATAAGGGCAACAAAATTGAGGACAAATACTATCCTCAATTTGCCTCTTCGCTTCGTGCGGAAGCGCGAAAAATGTCACAGCATTATGAGGTTTTCTACTGTCTTGAAAAGTCCATTCGCCAGCTAATCGTAGACATATTCGAAGCGACAGGCAATCCGGATTGGTGGGGAAATTTGGTTCCAGATGTGGTCAGACAAAATGTCATCAAGAGTATCAAACGAGAGAAGGAGGCGGCAGTAACTCCGCGATCATCAGAGCCCATCGACTACACCACATTTGGGGAGTTAAGTGAGATCATTAAATCAAATTGGTCGCTCTTCGGTGGGGTTGTGTTTAACGAACTAAAGGCTGTGGAAAAGGTTATGGCTAACCTAAACTCGCTCCGAAATCCAATTGCTCACTGTTCACCACTAGCTGAAGATGAAGT
- a CDS encoding DUF5343 domain-containing protein codes for MANLPYVQVTGSLEIMLEKIKTASVPEKFSQDYVSTKLQLKGGSGRALIPFIKKMGLVASDGTPTDRYREFRNPAKSGFAIAKAMRELYETLFEMNEYVYELDNNKLKSIIIEATGAEANSTVVQKTLSTFCALKKIASFDTNENNSSGESNGKSTENAMSQNTSPVPPMQQIAYKQPSSKSEGINLSYTINLNLPATTDIEVFNAIFKSLKQHLLQE; via the coding sequence ATGGCGAATTTGCCTTACGTTCAAGTCACTGGCAGTCTTGAAATAATGCTTGAGAAAATCAAAACGGCATCGGTTCCAGAAAAATTCTCGCAAGATTATGTTTCTACCAAGTTACAACTTAAAGGCGGCTCTGGTAGAGCGCTTATCCCATTTATTAAAAAAATGGGTTTGGTAGCCTCTGATGGAACACCAACAGATAGATATCGAGAGTTTCGTAACCCTGCAAAGTCAGGCTTCGCAATTGCAAAGGCGATGCGCGAACTTTACGAAACCCTTTTTGAAATGAATGAGTATGTTTATGAGTTAGATAACAATAAGCTCAAAAGTATAATTATCGAAGCAACCGGCGCTGAGGCTAACTCAACCGTAGTACAAAAAACATTATCCACCTTCTGCGCACTGAAAAAAATTGCATCATTTGACACGAATGAAAACAACAGTTCAGGGGAATCAAATGGTAAATCAACAGAAAATGCCATGTCCCAAAATACCTCTCCTGTCCCCCCTATGCAGCAGATTGCATACAAACAACCCTCATCAAAGAGTGAAGGAATTAACCTTTCTTACACCATCAACTTAAACTTGCCAGCTACCACTGATATTGAGGTATTTAATGCGATTTTCAAAAGCCTTAAACAACACTTACTACAGGAGTAA
- a CDS encoding YicC/YloC family endoribonuclease has protein sequence MIFSMTGFATAATELDTGSLAVELRAVNHRYLDLQLRMPDELRMLEPLLREILAAQLTRGKVECRIGFAPRPSVQNPAQLNQPLVQQLAQWSDEVQAILPEADGLSVADVLRWNGVLQSAAIPTDTLQTMVPELLHQVLREFTAARGREGDKLQEFLLQRIEQIETLCTLVAPRIPTAIAAYEEKLAARLRIALQTGDDERVRQEITLFASKIDVDEELSRLQTHLVEMKRVLVKGGTVGKRLDFLMQELHREANTLGSKSVDAEVSRASMEMKLLIEQMREQIQNLE, from the coding sequence ATGATTTTTAGCATGACCGGCTTTGCCACTGCCGCAACAGAACTCGACACCGGATCGCTTGCAGTGGAACTGCGAGCGGTCAATCACCGTTACCTCGACCTCCAGCTACGCATGCCAGACGAGCTGCGCATGCTGGAGCCCCTGTTACGCGAGATCCTTGCTGCGCAGCTGACACGCGGCAAGGTGGAATGCCGCATCGGTTTCGCCCCACGGCCATCCGTACAAAATCCGGCGCAGCTGAATCAGCCCCTTGTACAACAACTGGCTCAATGGAGCGACGAGGTACAAGCCATCTTGCCCGAAGCAGATGGCTTGAGCGTCGCCGATGTGTTGCGTTGGAATGGTGTGTTGCAAAGTGCGGCTATACCGACCGACACACTGCAAACCATGGTGCCCGAACTGCTGCATCAAGTATTGCGCGAGTTCACCGCAGCACGCGGACGCGAAGGCGACAAGCTACAAGAATTTCTGTTGCAGCGCATAGAGCAAATCGAAACCTTATGCACCCTGGTCGCACCACGTATCCCGACAGCAATTGCAGCGTATGAAGAAAAATTGGCCGCACGTTTGCGCATAGCGCTGCAAACGGGAGATGATGAACGCGTGCGGCAGGAAATTACATTGTTCGCCAGCAAAATTGATGTGGATGAAGAGTTGTCGCGTTTGCAAACGCATCTGGTCGAAATGAAACGAGTGCTGGTCAAAGGCGGAACAGTAGGCAAGCGGCTGGATTTTCTGATGCAGGAACTACACCGCGAGGCGAACACGCTAGGGTCAAAGTCCGTCGATGCAGAAGTATCGCGTGCGTCCATGGAAATGAAGCTATTGATTGAGCAGATGCGTGAACAAATACAGAACTTGGAGTAA
- the rph gene encoding ribonuclease PH: MRPSQRQSDQLRSILITRHYTKHAEGSVLIECGDTKVICTASVEERVPPHKKGSGEGWVTAEYGMLPRSTGSRMGREAAKGKQSGRTQEIQRLIGRSLRSVVDLKQLGERTIQVDCDVIQADGGTRTASITGAFVALHDAVSGLIKQGLMQENALRDFVAAISVGIYQGMPVLDLDYAEDSLCDTDMNVVMTSAGHFIEVQGTAEGHAFSRIEMDAMLNLAQSGIAQLIEMQRAALGK, translated from the coding sequence ATGCGTCCCAGTCAGCGGCAATCCGATCAGCTTCGTTCTATTCTTATCACACGTCATTACACCAAGCATGCCGAAGGTTCGGTGTTGATTGAATGCGGCGACACAAAAGTGATTTGTACCGCCAGCGTGGAGGAGCGTGTGCCGCCTCATAAAAAAGGTTCTGGTGAGGGGTGGGTTACGGCGGAATACGGCATGCTGCCGCGTTCTACCGGTAGCCGTATGGGGCGCGAAGCAGCCAAGGGCAAACAGTCTGGACGCACGCAGGAAATTCAGCGTCTGATCGGACGCAGTTTGCGCTCAGTGGTGGATTTGAAACAATTGGGCGAGCGCACCATCCAAGTGGATTGCGACGTGATTCAGGCCGATGGTGGGACGCGCACTGCCAGCATTACCGGCGCTTTTGTCGCTTTGCACGATGCCGTTAGTGGATTGATCAAGCAAGGGTTGATGCAGGAGAACGCATTGCGTGATTTCGTCGCTGCGATTTCGGTGGGTATTTATCAGGGCATGCCGGTGCTTGATCTTGATTACGCCGAAGATTCTTTATGTGATACCGATATGAATGTGGTGATGACTAGTGCGGGGCATTTCATTGAGGTGCAGGGTACGGCAGAGGGTCATGCTTTCAGCCGCATTGAGATGGATGCCATGCTCAATTTGGCGCAATCCGGCATCGCGCAGTTAATTGAAATGCAGCGCGCGGCTCTGGGAAAGTAA
- the rdgB gene encoding RdgB/HAM1 family non-canonical purine NTP pyrophosphatase — translation MHKLVIASNNPGKLHELQLTLASLSIEILTQAQLGIDEAEEPYCTFLENALVKARHVSRVSGLPALADDSGLCVAALGGAPGVLSARYAGEPKLDSRNNEKLLQAMEGMVDRRAHYYCVLVLVRHADDPQPLIAEGEWHGEIAQQMRGEGGFGYDPLFWLPQLNKMSAELSRDEKAQISHRAQALHILLQRLQIVEY, via the coding sequence GTGCACAAGCTGGTTATTGCTTCCAACAATCCGGGTAAGTTGCACGAGTTGCAGTTAACGCTTGCGTCACTCAGCATCGAGATATTGACGCAGGCGCAATTGGGCATTGATGAGGCTGAAGAACCTTACTGCACTTTTCTTGAGAATGCTCTGGTCAAGGCGCGCCATGTCAGTCGTGTCAGCGGCCTGCCTGCACTGGCGGATGACTCTGGACTATGCGTAGCTGCTTTGGGCGGCGCACCTGGTGTGTTGTCCGCGCGCTATGCGGGCGAACCGAAATTGGATTCGCGCAACAATGAAAAACTGTTGCAAGCGATGGAAGGAATGGTTGACCGGCGTGCGCATTATTACTGTGTGCTAGTGCTGGTGCGCCATGCTGACGATCCGCAACCGCTGATTGCGGAAGGTGAATGGCATGGTGAAATTGCGCAGCAGATGCGTGGAGAAGGAGGATTTGGTTACGATCCGCTGTTCTGGTTGCCGCAACTCAACAAGATGAGCGCGGAATTGAGCCGCGACGAGAAGGCGCAGATCAGCCACCGTGCACAGGCACTGCATATTCTGCTACAAAGGCTGCAAATAGTGGAGTATTGA
- the hemW gene encoding radical SAM family heme chaperone HemW yields MNIHLVHPLDSTTQEISFKALPPLSLYIHIPWCVRKCPYCDFNSHEAREALPEQEYVAALVRDLELALPQIWGRKVYTIFIGGGTPSLFSAQAMEQILSAVRMLLPLDHGAEITLEANPGTVEADKFAGFRDAGVNRLSLGIQSFNDTHLKALGRIHDASQARGAVEIAQQHFASINLDLMYGLPQQTQAEAAQDVQAALEFAPQHLSCYNLTLEPNTLFHRYPPALPDDDLCSVMQQDIEQILSTHGYQHYETSAFAQPKKQARHNLNYWQFGDYLGIGAGAHSKLSFPDKVLRQVRYKQPQAYLQQVKQGVPVQTEHAVKREELPFEFMMNALRLNQGFADVLFAERTSLSLLLIRRELEQAEQRGLIERGLQRIAPTELGRHFLNDLLQIFLRK; encoded by the coding sequence ATGAATATTCACCTTGTACACCCACTCGACTCCACGACGCAGGAGATCAGTTTTAAGGCTTTACCGCCGCTGTCTTTGTATATTCATATTCCGTGGTGTGTGCGTAAATGTCCTTATTGTGATTTTAATTCGCACGAGGCGCGCGAGGCTCTGCCAGAGCAGGAATACGTGGCGGCGTTAGTGCGCGACCTGGAGCTGGCACTGCCGCAAATCTGGGGGCGCAAGGTATACACCATATTCATCGGTGGCGGTACGCCCAGCTTGTTTTCTGCGCAGGCTATGGAACAAATTCTCTCTGCAGTACGCATGTTGTTGCCGCTGGATCATGGCGCGGAAATTACGCTGGAAGCCAATCCAGGCACAGTGGAGGCAGATAAGTTTGCAGGTTTCCGTGATGCAGGTGTCAATCGCCTATCGCTCGGCATTCAGAGTTTCAACGATACTCACCTCAAGGCGCTGGGACGTATCCACGATGCGTCCCAGGCGCGGGGGGCCGTAGAAATCGCACAGCAGCATTTTGCCAGCATTAATCTGGATTTAATGTATGGCTTGCCGCAGCAAACGCAGGCGGAAGCGGCGCAGGATGTGCAAGCCGCACTGGAATTTGCGCCGCAACATTTATCTTGCTACAACCTTACCTTGGAACCGAATACACTTTTTCACCGTTATCCGCCAGCCCTGCCGGACGATGATCTGTGCAGTGTCATGCAGCAGGATATTGAACAAATACTCAGCACGCACGGCTATCAACATTACGAAACCTCGGCTTTTGCCCAGCCAAAAAAACAGGCACGCCATAATCTGAATTACTGGCAATTTGGTGATTATCTGGGCATCGGCGCGGGTGCACACAGCAAACTGAGTTTCCCGGACAAAGTGTTGCGTCAGGTACGTTATAAACAGCCGCAGGCCTATCTGCAACAGGTAAAGCAGGGTGTGCCGGTGCAGACCGAACATGCAGTGAAGCGCGAAGAGTTGCCGTTTGAATTCATGATGAATGCATTGCGCTTGAATCAAGGGTTTGCTGATGTGCTATTTGCCGAACGCACCAGCTTGTCTTTGCTGCTGATCCGCCGTGAACTGGAGCAGGCCGAGCAACGTGGCCTGATTGAACGAGGCCTGCAGCGCATCGCACCGACCGAGTTGGGGCGGCACTTTTTGAATGACTTGCTACAGATTTTTTTGCGCAAGTAA
- the trmB gene encoding tRNA (guanosine(46)-N7)-methyltransferase TrmB, which translates to MIPQRSSHIRSYVLRQGRISNAQQRCLDTLLPIYGIPYLSQSLDLENIFGRTATKILEIGFGMGETTAAIAQSHPQNDYLALEVHTPGVGSLLKQIEELDLKNIRLIQHDAVEVLRDMLADNILDGVHIFFPDPWHKARHNKRRLIQPPFVAQLVKKIKPGGYIHVATDWQDYAEQVLAVLSSEKSLENTAANYAPRPAYRPLTKFEQRGLRLGHGVWDLVFKKP; encoded by the coding sequence TTGATACCTCAGCGCTCCTCACACATTCGCAGCTATGTGCTGCGACAAGGGCGCATCTCCAATGCGCAACAGCGTTGCCTTGATACACTCCTGCCGATTTATGGCATCCCCTACCTTTCTCAATCGCTGGATTTAGAAAATATTTTCGGCAGAACTGCGACTAAAATCCTTGAGATCGGCTTCGGCATGGGTGAGACCACTGCCGCCATCGCCCAGTCGCATCCGCAAAATGATTATCTTGCTCTTGAGGTGCACACTCCGGGTGTGGGCAGTTTGCTCAAACAGATTGAAGAATTGGACTTGAAAAATATCCGCCTCATCCAGCATGATGCAGTTGAAGTACTGCGCGATATGCTGGCGGATAACATATTGGACGGCGTCCATATTTTTTTTCCCGATCCTTGGCACAAGGCACGCCACAACAAGCGTCGCCTAATTCAGCCTCCGTTTGTGGCGCAACTGGTGAAGAAAATCAAACCGGGTGGCTATATTCATGTCGCCACGGATTGGCAGGATTACGCTGAACAGGTACTCGCAGTGTTGAGCAGCGAAAAATCACTGGAAAATACCGCGGCGAATTATGCTCCGCGCCCGGCTTATCGCCCGCTTACTAAATTTGAACAGCGCGGGCTGCGTCTGGGGCATGGCGTTTGGGACTTGGTGTTCAAGAAACCCTGA
- a CDS encoding thiazole synthase: MNKDTLLIAGKSYNSRLLIGTGKYKNFTETQAAVEASGAEIITIAIRRSNIGQNPNEPNLLDILPPSKYTLLPNTAGCYSADDAVRTLRLARELLDGHCLVKLEVLGDPQSLYPNVVETLAAAKTLVADGFQVMVYTSDDPIIAKQLEDIGCVAIMPLASLIGSGMGILNPWNLQLIMGRVQVPVIVDAGVGTASDAAIAMELGCHGVLMNTAIAAAQQPVLMASAMKLAVEAGRMAFLAGRMPKKLYSASPSSPTSGLIN; this comes from the coding sequence ATGAACAAAGACACACTGCTCATCGCGGGCAAAAGCTATAACTCGCGCCTGTTAATCGGCACCGGCAAATACAAGAATTTTACCGAGACGCAGGCGGCGGTGGAGGCCAGTGGCGCCGAGATCATCACCATCGCTATCCGTCGCAGCAACATCGGACAAAACCCGAACGAGCCGAATCTGCTGGACATTCTGCCGCCATCGAAATATACCCTGCTGCCCAACACGGCGGGGTGCTACAGCGCGGACGACGCCGTGCGCACGCTGCGACTCGCACGTGAACTACTGGACGGGCACTGTCTGGTCAAGCTGGAGGTGCTGGGTGATCCGCAATCGCTTTATCCGAATGTGGTGGAGACCCTCGCCGCCGCAAAAACGCTGGTAGCGGATGGCTTTCAGGTAATGGTGTATACCTCGGATGACCCCATCATCGCAAAACAACTGGAAGACATCGGCTGTGTCGCGATCATGCCGCTGGCTTCGCTGATCGGCTCCGGCATGGGCATCCTCAATCCGTGGAATTTGCAGCTCATCATGGGCCGCGTACAAGTACCAGTTATTGTGGATGCGGGAGTGGGCACTGCCTCAGACGCGGCCATCGCCATGGAGCTCGGTTGCCATGGGGTGTTGATGAATACCGCCATTGCCGCCGCACAGCAGCCGGTATTGATGGCCTCTGCCATGAAGCTGGCCGTGGAAGCTGGTCGCATGGCTTTTCTGGCCGGGCGCATGCCAAAGAAATTGTATAGCGCTTCGCCTAGCTCACCTACCAGTGGATTAATAAATTGA
- the thiS gene encoding sulfur carrier protein ThiS, whose product MISVSINGEVRQFDHPVSVATLLEQMQLTGKRIALERNGEILPRGQFNQQLLADGDRLEIVVAVGGG is encoded by the coding sequence GTGATTTCAGTCTCAATTAACGGCGAAGTTCGCCAATTCGATCATCCTGTTTCCGTCGCTACGCTCCTCGAACAGATGCAACTGACAGGCAAGCGCATCGCGCTGGAACGCAACGGTGAAATCTTGCCGCGCGGACAATTCAACCAACAACTGCTGGCAGATGGCGACCGACTTGAAATTGTTGTCGCAGTCGGTGGTGGTTAA
- a CDS encoding glycosyltransferase family 2 protein codes for MKVAIITPYYKESDAILRRCIQSVLAQTHQDTRHYLISDGHPKPDVTSGVKNLSSINLPVAHGDFGCTPRSVGAICALNEGADVVCFLDADNLYEPNHVTSLVNVYEQAQVEGEVLDAVFSYRHIFVPGHEHLRLEHTEDLQHTHVDTNCMSFARSAAFMWPMWGMIPNAWMSICDRVMFDMFKLNQLKSAWTGLHTVLYESNWRDHYVQAGLPIPTHGLHDGSVRKIVSPSAEELFARLRVK; via the coding sequence ATGAAGGTTGCGATTATTACGCCGTACTACAAAGAGTCGGATGCAATCCTGCGGCGATGCATCCAAAGTGTATTGGCGCAGACACATCAAGATACAAGGCATTACCTCATTTCTGACGGACATCCCAAGCCAGATGTTACTTCAGGCGTTAAGAATCTGTCTTCTATCAATTTGCCGGTCGCTCATGGCGACTTTGGATGTACGCCCAGAAGTGTGGGAGCCATCTGCGCCTTGAACGAAGGTGCCGATGTCGTTTGTTTCCTGGATGCGGATAACTTGTACGAACCAAATCATGTGACGAGCTTGGTGAATGTTTATGAACAAGCGCAAGTAGAGGGAGAAGTTCTGGATGCGGTATTTTCTTACCGACACATTTTTGTGCCTGGTCATGAGCACCTGCGCCTTGAACATACAGAGGATTTGCAGCATACCCATGTAGACACAAACTGTATGTCGTTTGCCCGGTCTGCAGCTTTTATGTGGCCTATGTGGGGCATGATTCCAAATGCTTGGATGTCCATATGTGACCGTGTGATGTTTGACATGTTCAAGCTCAATCAGCTCAAAAGTGCATGGACTGGACTGCACACGGTCTTGTACGAATCCAACTGGCGTGACCACTACGTGCAAGCCGGGTTGCCGATTCCTACTCATGGATTGCACGATGGCTCGGTTAGAAAAATAGTTAGCCCCTCAGCCGAGGAACTATTCGCGCGACTGCGGGTGAAGTAG
- a CDS encoding UDP-glucuronic acid decarboxylase family protein yields MKRILVTGGAGFLGSHLCERLITSGSDVLCVDNFFTGNKENIKHLLGHPHFELMRHDVTFPLYVEVDEIYNLACPASPVHYQSDPVQTTKTSVHGAINMLGLAKRVKAKILQASTSEVYGDPEVQPQSEAYWGRVNPIGIRSCYDEGKRCAETLFFDYWRQHHLLIKVVRIFNTYGPRMQPGDGRVVSNFIVQALNGDDITIYGDGDQTRSFCYVDDLIDALILTMGTGDDFTGPVNIGNPSEISILELAQIVIELTGSKSKLVFKPLPQDDPKQRQPDIDLAKSQLDWYPRVDLINGLKKTIAYFKI; encoded by the coding sequence ATGAAAAGAATACTTGTAACCGGTGGGGCTGGATTTTTAGGGTCGCACCTGTGTGAGCGGCTGATAACCAGCGGCTCAGATGTATTGTGTGTTGACAATTTTTTCACGGGTAACAAGGAAAACATCAAGCATCTTCTGGGACACCCCCATTTTGAATTGATGCGGCACGATGTCACTTTTCCGTTATATGTGGAGGTCGACGAAATTTACAATCTGGCCTGCCCTGCATCACCGGTGCATTACCAATCTGACCCGGTACAAACCACCAAGACAAGTGTGCATGGCGCTATCAACATGCTGGGCCTGGCCAAGCGGGTAAAGGCAAAAATCCTCCAGGCAAGCACGAGCGAGGTGTATGGCGACCCGGAAGTTCAACCCCAGTCGGAAGCGTATTGGGGCAGGGTCAATCCGATTGGTATTCGCAGTTGTTACGATGAAGGCAAGCGCTGTGCTGAAACGCTTTTCTTTGACTACTGGCGACAGCACCATTTGCTGATCAAAGTGGTACGAATCTTCAACACTTACGGGCCGAGGATGCAGCCCGGCGATGGCCGTGTGGTCAGCAATTTCATCGTTCAGGCCCTCAACGGGGATGACATCACAATTTATGGTGATGGTGACCAAACCAGAAGTTTTTGCTACGTTGACGATTTGATTGATGCGTTGATCCTAACCATGGGTACCGGCGATGACTTTACCGGACCTGTCAATATTGGAAACCCTTCAGAAATTTCGATTCTGGAGCTCGCCCAAATAGTGATTGAGCTGACAGGCTCAAAGAGCAAATTGGTTTTCAAGCCTCTGCCCCAGGACGATCCCAAACAAAGACAGCCCGACATCGACCTGGCAAAAAGCCAGCTAGATTGGTACCCAAGGGTTGACCTGATCAATGGCTTGAAAAAAACAATCGCCTATTTCAAAATTTAA
- a CDS encoding class I SAM-dependent methyltransferase, whose amino-acid sequence MNKKRNPYEMLRIHESGDAPYQKHFVPEDVRKICVELAPSTYLDVGCNRGQLIAAVKKGLHNRAVCVGVEMNAFAAKAAEQVCDRVYSSAFDAAIGGLKADYPGGFDVISFADVLEHMYDPWEAMVLAKELLSERGKCVFQIPNMGHRSIIGGLLSNRFDYELMGLLDVTHIRFFTPGSFEDACQQAGYKIMRKVQIMEENPQPVLSAFSTLIAGSEDVKNFLRILGVSQIDLALLAMWQICYVCEPL is encoded by the coding sequence ATGAACAAGAAACGCAACCCCTACGAGATGCTCCGAATCCATGAGTCTGGCGATGCGCCCTACCAGAAACATTTCGTTCCTGAAGACGTCAGAAAAATATGTGTCGAGTTAGCACCATCGACCTATCTAGACGTGGGATGCAATCGCGGTCAACTGATTGCTGCGGTCAAAAAAGGTCTTCATAACCGTGCCGTTTGTGTCGGTGTTGAAATGAACGCGTTTGCCGCAAAGGCCGCAGAACAGGTTTGTGATCGCGTCTATTCAAGTGCCTTTGATGCAGCAATCGGGGGGCTCAAGGCAGACTATCCGGGCGGTTTCGATGTTATTTCATTTGCTGATGTACTTGAACATATGTACGACCCGTGGGAAGCCATGGTTTTGGCGAAGGAATTGTTATCCGAGCGTGGAAAGTGTGTATTTCAAATTCCAAATATGGGACACCGTTCCATTATTGGCGGACTACTTTCGAATCGATTCGATTATGAGTTGATGGGTTTGCTGGATGTGACGCATATTCGCTTTTTTACGCCAGGATCATTTGAAGACGCCTGCCAGCAGGCTGGGTACAAGATCATGCGGAAGGTGCAAATCATGGAGGAAAACCCGCAACCTGTTCTATCTGCGTTCAGCACGCTGATTGCAGGATCAGAGGATGTTAAGAATTTCTTGCGAATATTGGGCGTGTCACAGATCGACCTTGCTCTACTGGCGATGTGGCAAATTTGTTACGTGTGTGAACCTCTATGA
- a CDS encoding YdcF family protein, protein MPDIFLLKAIAKTIILPPTGLLLIILVGLFLVHRFPRTGRAIAIIATVYLLALSTPFASYQLMHFLDTSPPLDLNEARHAQAIVILGGGIRNNALEYGGDTLGRLTLERVRYGARVAKNTGLPVLVAGGSVLGGETEAKLMREALENEFGIKVRWSEDKSRNTRENAAFSAAILAKENIRQVVLVTHSFDMPRAKAEFITAGLPVIAAPTGILNGTLEWPSDYLPGIGGLQASYYVCYELLAKLVMRMSLFQ, encoded by the coding sequence ATGCCCGATATTTTTCTGCTCAAGGCAATCGCCAAGACGATTATTCTGCCTCCCACAGGGTTGCTATTAATCATTCTCGTTGGCCTGTTTCTGGTACATAGATTTCCGCGCACGGGCAGAGCGATCGCAATCATTGCAACGGTCTACCTGCTTGCGCTGTCTACTCCTTTTGCTTCTTATCAACTGATGCATTTTCTCGACACATCGCCTCCGCTTGACCTCAATGAAGCACGTCACGCCCAAGCCATCGTGATCCTCGGTGGCGGAATTCGTAACAATGCGTTGGAGTACGGTGGGGATACATTGGGGCGGCTAACCCTCGAGCGCGTGCGCTACGGCGCGCGGGTCGCAAAAAATACCGGGTTGCCGGTGCTCGTCGCCGGTGGATCGGTACTGGGGGGTGAAACGGAAGCGAAATTGATGCGGGAAGCTCTGGAAAACGAGTTCGGAATCAAAGTTCGCTGGAGCGAAGATAAATCACGAAACACGCGCGAGAATGCGGCATTTTCTGCTGCGATACTGGCAAAAGAAAACATTCGGCAAGTCGTACTCGTCACGCATAGCTTTGACATGCCACGAGCAAAAGCGGAATTCATTACGGCGGGATTGCCGGTAATTGCGGCGCCTACCGGAATTTTAAATGGCACCCTCGAATGGCCGTCGGATTATTTGCCAGGAATCGGTGGATTGCAGGCAAGTTACTACGTTTGCTACGAACTTTTAGCGAAGCTTGTCATGCGGATGTCTCTCTTTCAATAA